The nucleotide window GCTGTCACCGAAGAAGTCAGCCCCATCGACATCGATGCGCTCGTGGACGCCATTGCGGAAGACGCGATGGAGCGTGGCCAGAAAGTCTCTGTGCATGGCGCCATCGCGCCGCTGCTTGCGCAGCCACTAGCATTGAAACGTTGTCTCAGCAATCTGGTGGCGAACGCTATCCGCTACGGCGGCGAGGCTCGAATTGAACTCATCGACGGCCATGACGCCGTTCAGATAGATATCGTCGATCGTGGCCCGGGCATTCCGGAGCGTGATCTGGAACGGGTGCTGGAGCCATTTTTTCGGCTCGAACAATCCCGCAACCGGGACACTGGCGGTACAGGGCTCGGGCTGGCCATTGCCCACGACGTAGTGAAGCGGCACGCCGGATCGTTGACACTGATCAACGGCAGAGAGGGCGGGCTGATCGCACGCGTTGTGCTGCCGAGGCGATAGCGCTCGCAAAGTCGCCTTCCGGGGCTTCTGTGTCAATGTGGATACACATTGCTCACAATCCGGCAATGCGGTCCCAATAGAGTGTGTGTCATGGCATCCATCACACCTCTGGACTCGCAATGAAGATCTTCGCGGCACAGCTATCGACCGAAACCAATACCTTTGCGCCGTGCCCCACGGGCTGGGGCGGATTCCAAGAATTCGGGATCTTTCGAGGCGACGCAAGCCTGCGCGCACCGGAAAGCGTGGGCTATCTGATGGCCGAACTTCGACGACTCGCCGAGTCGGACGGAAACGAAATCGCGGAAGGGTTAAGCGCAGAAGCGCAGCCTTCGGGCCCGGTGATTCGAGAGGTCTACGAAACGCTACGCGACGAGATCGTCGCCGGCGTACGCGCAGCGCTGCCGCTCGATGCCGTTGTACTCATGCTCCACGGTGCCATGGTGGCGCAGCATCACGACGACTGCGAAGGCGATCTCCTCGCGTGCATTCGTGAAGTTGTCGGCCCCGATGTACCGATCGCGGCGACGCTCGACCCGCATTGTCATTTCACCGAGTTGATGCAGTGTGCGGCCAATATTCTCATCGCGTACAAGGAGTATCCGCATACCGATGCGATCGACCGATTGCGCGAAGTCTATCGGCTGGTGACGCAGGCGGTCGACGAGAAAGTCACCCCGGTGACAGCCGTGCACGATTGCCGCATGGTCGGGGCATGGCATACCACGTCGGAACCGATGGCCGGTTTTGTGCGGCGCATGAAGTCCTTCGAGGGACGCGACGGCATTCTCTCCGTATCTCTCGGTCACGGATTCCCTTGGGGCGATGTTCCCGAGGCGGGCGCGAAGCTTTGGGT belongs to Pandoraea norimbergensis and includes:
- a CDS encoding M81 family metallopeptidase — translated: MKIFAAQLSTETNTFAPCPTGWGGFQEFGIFRGDASLRAPESVGYLMAELRRLAESDGNEIAEGLSAEAQPSGPVIREVYETLRDEIVAGVRAALPLDAVVLMLHGAMVAQHHDDCEGDLLACIREVVGPDVPIAATLDPHCHFTELMQCAANILIAYKEYPHTDAIDRLREVYRLVTQAVDEKVTPVTAVHDCRMVGAWHTTSEPMAGFVRRMKSFEGRDGILSVSLGHGFPWGDVPEAGAKLWVIADRDPARARALARQLGDEFWAMRHEVQPQWHDLNHGLDLALAVGAGPVVVADVADNPGGGAPGDSTFVLRRIVERGIPDVALGCFWDLGAIQICADAGVGATLDLRIGGKCGVTSGDPVDLRVTVRAVHDTHSQSIQGMSMPLGRSVWVEGPNGLDIVLVSVRTQVMGVDAFTGIGIAMDAKRLVIVKSTQHFQAEFAPRAKAIFHVAAPGALTPDFAAIPYRRRDLNYWPRVENPFV